One genomic region from Vannielia litorea encodes:
- a CDS encoding MBL fold metallo-hydrolase, protein MQSETGKPVELEPGITRVIAPNPSPMTHWGTNSYLVGETELALIDPGPNLPPHAEALLAALKPGQKITHILCTHSHLDHSPLAAHMSAETGAPIYAFGTHVDGRRQVMQSLAESGLAGGGEGIDADFAPDIRLVHGDVLEGPGWRLTALHTPGHIANHLSFALERPEGEAVFTGDHVMGWASSLISPPDGDVTAFMASLALLAERPSRVYHPGHGATISEPAARLTWLADHRRARESQVLQALAAGPATPAELTARVYTDVPPALLPAAERNLLAQLIALTEQGLATANPTLSASATYALA, encoded by the coding sequence ATGCAAAGCGAGACAGGCAAGCCCGTGGAGCTGGAGCCGGGCATCACCCGCGTGATCGCGCCCAACCCCTCCCCGATGACCCATTGGGGCACCAACAGCTACCTCGTCGGCGAGACCGAGCTGGCCCTGATTGACCCCGGGCCGAACCTGCCCCCCCACGCCGAGGCACTGCTCGCCGCACTGAAGCCCGGTCAGAAGATCACCCACATACTCTGCACCCACTCGCATCTCGACCACTCGCCGCTCGCTGCGCACATGAGCGCCGAAACCGGCGCGCCCATCTACGCCTTCGGCACCCACGTCGACGGTCGACGCCAGGTGATGCAAAGCCTTGCCGAAAGCGGCCTCGCAGGCGGCGGAGAAGGGATCGACGCCGATTTTGCCCCTGACATCCGCCTCGTCCATGGTGACGTCCTGGAGGGGCCCGGCTGGAGGCTCACCGCACTTCACACCCCCGGTCACATCGCCAACCATCTCAGTTTCGCGCTCGAGCGCCCCGAGGGCGAGGCCGTCTTTACCGGCGACCATGTGATGGGCTGGGCAAGCTCGCTCATCAGCCCCCCCGATGGCGATGTGACAGCCTTCATGGCCTCCCTGGCCCTGCTGGCCGAGCGCCCTTCCCGCGTCTACCACCCGGGACACGGCGCCACCATCTCAGAGCCCGCCGCGCGACTCACCTGGCTCGCCGATCATCGCCGCGCCCGCGAATCCCAGGTGCTCCAAGCCCTCGCCGCCGGCCCCGCTACCCCGGCAGAGCTCACCGCACGGGTCTACACCGACGTCCCGCCCGCCCTCCTCCCCGCCGCCGAGCGCAACCTCCTCGCCCAGCTCATCGCCCTAACCGAACAGGGCCTCGCAACCGCCAATCCCACGCTTTCGGCCAGCGCCACATACGCCCTCGCGTAA
- a CDS encoding transglutaminase-like cysteine peptidase: MKSGLSWSVRAAFAAALALTALPAAATVGGSFLVAARAAPAPSGAQSLCSTYSWACDGRAGAQRSREMDLVKRVNRSVNASTREISDRSQYAREEHWALPTRRGGDCEDFALIKKRELIRSGVAPARLLIATALDRQRRSHAVLIYRSAGGDVVLDNQTDRLRGWQQTGYVFLRMQDPADPRRWVSGFTSR, from the coding sequence ATGAAGTCAGGTCTTTCCTGGAGCGTGAGAGCTGCGTTCGCAGCGGCACTGGCCCTAACAGCACTTCCGGCAGCGGCGACTGTGGGCGGCAGCTTTCTGGTGGCGGCACGTGCGGCGCCAGCACCCAGCGGGGCACAGTCGCTCTGTTCGACATACAGCTGGGCCTGCGACGGCCGAGCAGGGGCGCAGCGCTCCCGTGAGATGGATCTCGTCAAGCGCGTCAACCGCTCGGTCAACGCATCGACCCGCGAAATCTCTGACCGCAGCCAATATGCGCGCGAGGAGCACTGGGCGTTGCCCACCCGGCGGGGCGGTGACTGCGAGGACTTTGCCCTCATCAAGAAGCGCGAACTCATCCGCAGCGGTGTTGCGCCCGCACGGCTTTTGATTGCGACTGCGCTCGACCGCCAGAGGCGGTCTCACGCGGTGCTGATCTACCGCAGCGCGGGCGGCGATGTTGTGCTCGACAACCAGACCGACCGCCTGCGCGGCTGGCAGCAGACCGGCTACGTGTTCCTGCGGATGCAGGACCCGGCCGATCCGCGCCGATGGGTCTCTGGCTTTACCAGCCGCTAG
- a CDS encoding 3-oxoacid CoA-transferase subunit B: MEKLSSAGIVWRAAQDIADGAYVNLGIGFPEMVAQFQPPGRHVTYHSENGILGMGPAPEEGAEDWDVINAGKKAVTLNPGASIFHHADSFAMVRGGHIDLAVLGAYEVAENGDLANWRIGNKGTPAVGGAMDMVTGARRVAVVTEHVTKTGAPKLVERCANPLTGVGCVARVYTSLAVVDVVDGRFVLREKLPSVTFEALQAVTGAQLHQAGPVGALVVPEGL; this comes from the coding sequence ATGGAGAAGCTCAGCAGCGCGGGTATTGTCTGGCGGGCGGCGCAGGACATCGCGGACGGCGCATATGTGAACCTCGGCATCGGGTTTCCGGAGATGGTGGCACAGTTTCAGCCCCCCGGCCGCCATGTGACCTATCACAGCGAGAACGGCATCCTCGGGATGGGGCCTGCGCCGGAGGAGGGCGCGGAGGATTGGGATGTGATCAATGCCGGCAAGAAGGCGGTGACGCTGAACCCGGGTGCAAGCATCTTTCACCATGCTGACAGTTTCGCCATGGTGCGGGGCGGGCATATCGATTTGGCCGTGCTGGGCGCCTATGAAGTGGCCGAGAACGGCGACCTCGCCAACTGGCGGATCGGCAACAAGGGCACGCCCGCGGTAGGCGGCGCGATGGACATGGTGACGGGCGCGAGGCGGGTGGCGGTGGTGACCGAGCATGTGACCAAGACCGGGGCGCCGAAGCTGGTGGAACGCTGCGCCAACCCGCTGACGGGGGTGGGCTGCGTCGCGCGGGTTTATACCTCGCTGGCGGTGGTGGACGTGGTCGACGGCCGCTTCGTGCTGCGGGAGAAACTCCCAAGCGTGACGTTTGAAGCCCTTCAGGCCGTCACCGGCGCGCAACTCCATCAGGCGGGGCCGGTGGGCGCCTTAGTGGTGCCGGAGGGGCTCTGA
- a CDS encoding 3-oxoacid CoA-transferase subunit A: protein MDKSVASLEAAVADIADGAVVMIAGFGGSGIPVELIHALVARFRATGHPGGLTVVNNNAGTGAVGIAAMLDAGMVAKVICSFPRSSQPQAFQRRYEAGEVELELVPQGTLAERIRAGGAGIPAFYTATGVGTELAEGKPVEEFDGRMYLRERWLKADVALVKGELSDAHGNLTYRLAARNFAPIMAMAAGCTIAQVSKLVAPGDIAPEQVVTPGIFVARLVEVPEPAQEEVLVRAGEAF, encoded by the coding sequence ATGGACAAGTCTGTGGCAAGCCTTGAGGCGGCGGTGGCGGACATCGCCGACGGGGCGGTGGTGATGATCGCGGGCTTCGGCGGTTCAGGGATCCCGGTGGAGCTGATCCACGCGCTGGTGGCGCGGTTTCGGGCGACGGGGCATCCCGGTGGGCTGACGGTGGTGAACAACAATGCAGGCACCGGCGCGGTGGGCATTGCGGCGATGCTGGATGCGGGGATGGTGGCCAAGGTGATCTGCTCCTTTCCGCGCTCGTCGCAGCCGCAGGCGTTTCAGCGGCGTTACGAGGCGGGCGAGGTTGAGCTGGAGCTGGTGCCGCAGGGCACGTTGGCTGAGCGGATCCGGGCGGGGGGCGCGGGCATTCCGGCCTTCTACACCGCGACGGGTGTGGGCACCGAACTGGCGGAGGGCAAGCCGGTGGAGGAGTTCGACGGGAGGATGTATCTGCGTGAGCGCTGGCTGAAGGCGGATGTGGCGCTGGTGAAGGGCGAGCTGAGCGATGCCCATGGCAACCTGACCTACCGGCTGGCGGCGCGGAACTTTGCGCCGATCATGGCGATGGCGGCGGGCTGCACGATTGCGCAGGTCTCAAAGCTGGTGGCGCCGGGAGACATTGCGCCGGAGCAGGTGGTGACGCCCGGGATCTTCGTGGCGCGCCTGGTCGAGGTGCCTGAGCCCGCGCAGGAGGAGGTTCTGGTGCGGGCGGGGGAGGCATTTTGA